The nucleotide window CGAAGGCGGGCCGGGCGCCGCCGCGGCGTTTCTCGAAGCAGGGTTGGTGGATGAGGTGATCAACTACGTCGCCCCGGTGATCCTCGGGTCCGGGCCGGCGGCGGTCGGCGATCTGGGAATCGACACCATCGCCGACGCCCTACGCGGCCGGATCACCGACGTTCGATCCGTCGGCGACGGCACCGACCTGTGCGTACGCATCACCACCCGGTTGGCGACTGCCGACACCAAAATTGATCATGAAATCGAGGAGTAGAACGATGTTCACGGGAATCGTCGAGGATCTGGGGCAGGTCACCTCGTTGACTCGGCTGGGCGACTCGGCTCGGCTGGCAGTGCGGACGAAGTTGCCGGTGCAGGATGCGACGTTGGGTAGTTCCGTCGCGGTCAACGGCGTCTGTCTCACCGTGGTGGAACAGACTACCGACGGTTTCGTCGCCGACGTGATGGCCGAGACGCTCTCCCGGAGCACGATCGGTGATCTTGGTCCGGGCGATCCGGTCAACCTGGAACGAGCCATGCCCGCCGACGGCCGGCTGGACGGCCACATCGTCCAGGGTCACGTCGACGGGACCGGGACGGTCATCGAACGCATCCCGGGCGAGCGCTGGGAGGTGGTCCGAGTCGCGCTACCGGCCGAGCTCGCCAGATACGTTGCAGAGAAGGGATCCATCGCGATCGATGGCACCTCGCTCACGGTGGTCGAGGTGACCGACCGACCGGCGGCCACCATCTCGGTCGCACTGATACCGGAGACTCTGGCGCGGACCACCTTGGGCGCACTGCCGGTGGGCGGCCGGGTCAATCTGGAGGTGGATGTGATCGCCAAGTACGTCGAACGGCTGATCACGGCCCGGCCGGCGCCGCACCCGGCCGACGACGCCGCGGCGCCGGAGCGGCAGACATCATGATCACCGGGACCCGAATCCCGGGACGGTCGGCGTTGTCCGACCCCGGGAATGTTGATCCTCATCTGCAGCGAGCCGACGACCGGATCGAACGTGCGATCGCGGCCGTCGCCGCCGGCCACCCGGTGGTGGTGGCCGACGACGAGGACCGGGAGAACGAGGGCGACCTGATCTTCGCCGCCCAGAAGGCAACGCCCGAGCTGATGGCGTTCATGATCAGACACGGCTCCGGCGTGGTCTGCGTGCCGATGACCGGCGATGATCTTGATCGCCTGGCGATCGGGCCGATGGTTGCCCGCAACGCCGATCCGATGCGGACCGCGTACACGATCACGGTGGACGCGTCCCGGGGCGTGACCACCGGCATCTCGGCGGCAGACCGAACCCGTACGGCGCAGATGCTGGCCGATCCGGCCAGTGAGCCGGCCGATCTCACTCGGCCCGGGCACGTCTTCCCGCTGCGAGCTCGCGACGGTGGCGTGCTGGAGCGGCGCGGTCACACCGAGGCCGGAGTTGATCTTGCTCGGCTGGCCGGAGTGCGTCCGGCGGGAGTGATCTGCGAACTGGTCAACGACGACGGGACGATGATGCGTGGCCCGCAGTTGCGGAGATTCGCCCAGCGGCACGACTTGATCATGATCAGCATCGAGCAGTTGGCCCGTTACCGGTGGCGGCATGAACGGATGGTCGAACGGATCGCGGTCACCCGGCTGCCGACCGCCTACGGCGAGTTCACCGCGTACGGCTATCGCTCCCGATTGACCGGCGTGGAGCATGTCGCACTGGTGTCCGGCCGCCCGGGCACTGACGCCGTCCTCGCCCGGGTGCACTCCGAATGCCTGACCGGTGACGTCTTCGGCTCATTGCGGTGTGACTGTGGGCCACAGCTGCAGGACGCGATGGCCCGGATCGGCCGGGACGGCGGCGTCCTGATCTATCTGCGCGGGCAGGAGGGCCGGGGCATCGGGCTCGTGCCCAAACTCCGCGCCTATCAACTGCAGGAGCGCGGCCGGGACACCGTGGATGCCAATCTTGATCTTGGGCTGCCGGCCGACGCCCGCAGTTACGACGATGCCGCGCAGATCCTTCGTGATCTTGACATTGCCTCGGTGCGGTTGATCACCAACAACCCGGCCAAACAGGACGGCCTGGTGCGTGGCGGCATCCGCGTCGTCGAGCGCATCGACACCGGCACGTTCTCCGGACCGGACAACCTGCGCTATCTGCAGACCAAACGCGACCGGATGGGCCACCGACTGACCGGCCTCGACCTGGCCGCCGACCGGGATCTGACCACTGATCCCGGCAAGACAAGCGAACCCGGCAACTCGGCCGAGCTTGACGAATCCAGCCGATCCCGACCGACAGGAGCAACCTCATGAGCCGAATCGGCGCCCCCAGTCCGGACAGCCTGCAGGCTCCCGGGTTGACCGTGGCGATCATCGCGTCCCGCTGGCATCAGGTGGTGATGGACGGACTCCTGGCCGGAGCACGGCGCGCCTGCACCGACGCCGCCACCGCCACCCCGGAAGTGATCCGGGTGCCGGGATCGTTCGAGTTGCCGATCGGGGCGGCTGCGGCCATCGACCGCGGCTACCGGGCGGTGGTCGCGCTCGGTGTGGTGATCCGCGGCGACACCCCGCACTTCGACTACGTCTGCAACGGCGCCACCGACCAAATCGCCCGGCTCGCCGTCGACACCCGGGTGCCGATCGGCTTCGGGCTGCTCACCTGCGACACCGAGGACCAGGCGCTGGCCCGGGCCGGGCTGCCGGACTCGATCGAGGACAAGGGCTACGAGGCTGCGACGGCCGCGATCGAGGTCGCCACCACACTGGCCGCGCTCACCCCGGTCGGCTGAGCACGGCGACCACTTTTGTCAACGCGTCCGCCGACACCGACCCGATGGGGTCGCTTCGAGCCAACGCGTAGACAAATCTCATCACTCCGGGATCGCCCGGATGCGGGCCGGCGACGGCTGGGGGTATCCCCACCCCGACTTCACCGGCGCTCCCGATGGCGTACCGAGCCCGGATCGGGAAGGCTGATGCCAGACTCGCCAGCACTGAGCAGTAGGGGGCAACAGCCATGAACGCGCCGATCGGACGGATCCTCGATCCGCAGGATCCCGGATCCACCTCGGCAGCCGACGAACCACGAACCGAGTCACCGGCCCCGAGCCGGAGCCTCGGTGAGCTGGTCCGTCGTACCTGTCAGGACTTCGGCTTCCTGGTGGCCAGCTTCTTCATCTCGCTGTTCGGCTTCATCGTCTGCATCCCGCTCTTCGCCGTCGGGCTCGGCACCACCCCGATCATCGTCGGCTTCGCCGTGCTGACGCTGTGCCTGAGCATCTCCGGTGGTCTGGCCCGCTATCACCGCAGGCTGCTCGGCTCGCTCGGCTACGAGATCACCCAGACCATCTACCCGCCGAAGACCAAGGGGCTGCGCAGCCGATTCCGCCGCCTCGGCCACGCCCAGTCCTGGCGGGAGTTCCTGCACGTGGTGATCATCTTCATCGTCGCCACCACCTGCTTCCCGATCGCGGTCACCTGGTTCGTCGCCGGCCCGGGCGGTCTGCTGTACGG belongs to Microlunatus elymi and includes:
- a CDS encoding riboflavin synthase, yielding MFTGIVEDLGQVTSLTRLGDSARLAVRTKLPVQDATLGSSVAVNGVCLTVVEQTTDGFVADVMAETLSRSTIGDLGPGDPVNLERAMPADGRLDGHIVQGHVDGTGTVIERIPGERWEVVRVALPAELARYVAEKGSIAIDGTSLTVVEVTDRPAATISVALIPETLARTTLGALPVGGRVNLEVDVIAKYVERLITARPAPHPADDAAAPERQTS
- a CDS encoding bifunctional 3,4-dihydroxy-2-butanone-4-phosphate synthase/GTP cyclohydrolase II, with product MITGTRIPGRSALSDPGNVDPHLQRADDRIERAIAAVAAGHPVVVADDEDRENEGDLIFAAQKATPELMAFMIRHGSGVVCVPMTGDDLDRLAIGPMVARNADPMRTAYTITVDASRGVTTGISAADRTRTAQMLADPASEPADLTRPGHVFPLRARDGGVLERRGHTEAGVDLARLAGVRPAGVICELVNDDGTMMRGPQLRRFAQRHDLIMISIEQLARYRWRHERMVERIAVTRLPTAYGEFTAYGYRSRLTGVEHVALVSGRPGTDAVLARVHSECLTGDVFGSLRCDCGPQLQDAMARIGRDGGVLIYLRGQEGRGIGLVPKLRAYQLQERGRDTVDANLDLGLPADARSYDDAAQILRDLDIASVRLITNNPAKQDGLVRGGIRVVERIDTGTFSGPDNLRYLQTKRDRMGHRLTGLDLAADRDLTTDPGKTSEPGNSAELDESSRSRPTGATS
- the ribH gene encoding 6,7-dimethyl-8-ribityllumazine synthase encodes the protein MSRIGAPSPDSLQAPGLTVAIIASRWHQVVMDGLLAGARRACTDAATATPEVIRVPGSFELPIGAAAAIDRGYRAVVALGVVIRGDTPHFDYVCNGATDQIARLAVDTRVPIGFGLLTCDTEDQALARAGLPDSIEDKGYEAATAAIEVATTLAALTPVG